One stretch of Deltaproteobacteria bacterium DNA includes these proteins:
- a CDS encoding septal ring lytic transglycosylase RlpA family protein, giving the protein MKLRHLSLIIILLLVSCATAPVNMNRNTMEGIASWYGGKFIGRKTANGEIFTSQSLTAANKTLPFGTYVLVTNLNNNKSVIVRINDRGPYVGERIIDLSYAAAKTIDMIGTGTAPVKLQIVKPGEHVGKEEEKIASGMYYLQIGSFSVMDNAAKLKTDLLKKINNVIVDPYTIGGTKYYRVLVGPFKDQIATYIEADKLRDMGYVVIISRR; this is encoded by the coding sequence ATGAAATTAAGACATTTAAGCCTGATAATCATTTTGTTACTTGTAAGTTGTGCAACAGCCCCTGTAAACATGAACCGCAATACAATGGAAGGCATTGCCTCATGGTATGGAGGAAAATTTATAGGAAGGAAAACAGCGAATGGCGAAATCTTTACATCCCAGAGCCTGACAGCGGCTAATAAGACATTACCGTTTGGCACATACGTGCTTGTTACAAACCTTAATAACAATAAGAGCGTGATAGTAAGAATAAATGACAGAGGTCCTTACGTGGGAGAGAGAATCATAGACCTGTCTTATGCTGCAGCAAAGACCATTGATATGATTGGAACCGGAACAGCTCCTGTAAAGCTCCAGATTGTGAAGCCCGGCGAACATGTTGGTAAAGAAGAAGAAAAAATTGCATCGGGCATGTATTATCTCCAGATCGGTTCTTTCTCCGTGATGGATAATGCTGCAAAATTAAAAACAGATTTATTAAAAAAAATTAATAATGTGATTGTCGATCCATACACAATAGGCGGTACCAAATACTATAGGGTGCTTGTTGGTCCATTCAAAGATCAAATAGCAACATACATAGAAGCTGACAAACTTAGAGACATGGGCTATGTAGTAATTATAAGCAGGAGGTAA